In Oryza brachyantha chromosome 2, ObraRS2, whole genome shotgun sequence, a single window of DNA contains:
- the LOC102722738 gene encoding uncharacterized protein LOC102722738 yields MQQLNCVSLLLLLLFMVAALISCVATAHHRELPMSRTAANERGDHEQDQNLVSSRPVASTKFAADHEEEEAAAAMRRCKQGRKSCKNFRTRKLPADGRNHFYGHMPFTADYHSVRRHPPSHN; encoded by the exons ATGCAGCAGCTTAACTGTGTCAGCCTGTTGCTCCTGCTGCTCTTCATGGTTGCTGCACTCATCTCCTGCGTTGCCACTGCACACCACAGAG AACTGCCAATGTCAAGAACAGCTGCCAACGAAAGAGGAGATCATGAGCAGGATCAAAACCTGGTAAGCTCGAGACCAGTAGCATCTACGAAGTTTGCAGCAGAtcatgaggaggaggaggcggcggctgccaTGAGAAGATGCAAGCAAGGGAGGAAGAGCTGCAAGAACTTCAGAACAAGAAAGCTTCCTGCAGATGGCAGGAACCATTTCTATGGCCACATGCCATTCACTGCAGATTACCACTCTGTCCGTCGCCATCCTCCCAGCCACAACTag